The segment ACATCGCAAGCACCAAGGCAGGAATTAATATGGATGCGGTAGCCTTCATGGGTAAAGTCATTAAGGATGCGGCTTATATGACCCGGGACAGAGACAGCATCGGCTGTGCCAAGTTGGTGGTATTTTGCAATGTCCCTGAAGATAATCCTTTTATGGCTGGTGCCTTTCACGGGGTGGGTGAACCGGATGTAGTCATAAATGTAGGCGTAAGCGGCCCGGGGGTGGTACTGCGGGCGGTGGAAAAATTACCGAATGTGGATTTTGGCACGTTAGCGGAAACTGTTAAAAAGACTGCTTTCAAAATAACCAGAATGGGTGAACTGGTAGGGAGAACAGCTTCGGAAAAACTAAATGTTCCCTTCGGCATTGTAGACTTATCCCTGGCACCCACCCCGGCACCGGGAGATAGCGTGGCACAAATATTAGAAGCATTTGGCCTGGAACGGTGCGGTACCCATGGCACTACGGCAGCATTGGCTATGCTGAACGATGCTGTAAAAAAAGGCGGTTCAATGGCTTCGTCTTATGTAGGTGGGTTGAGTGGGGCTTTTATTCCGGTTAGTGAGGATGCAGGAATGATCCGGTCTGTGGAAGATGGTGCTTTGAGTATCGATAAGCTTGAAGCGATGACCTGCGTCTGCTCGGTAGGTTTGGATATGATTGCGGTTCCCGGCGATACTCCCGTGGAGACCCTAAGTGCAAT is part of the Metallumcola ferriviriculae genome and harbors:
- a CDS encoding PFL family protein, which produces MPITIHPNEILETIRMVQAENLDIRTITMGISLRNCAAESGKRVADKVYERIVSKAERLVAVGEEIQQQFGVPIINKRISVTPVSLVGGINTHKDFLLVARAMDKAAAEVGVNFIGGFSALVHKGATPEEEVLMRSIPEALAETERVCSSVNIASTKAGINMDAVAFMGKVIKDAAYMTRDRDSIGCAKLVVFCNVPEDNPFMAGAFHGVGEPDVVINVGVSGPGVVLRAVEKLPNVDFGTLAETVKKTAFKITRMGELVGRTASEKLNVPFGIVDLSLAPTPAPGDSVAQILEAFGLERCGTHGTTAALAMLNDAVKKGGSMASSYVGGLSGAFIPVSEDAGMIRSVEDGALSIDKLEAMTCVCSVGLDMIAVPGDTPVETLSAIIADEAAIGMINGKTTAVRVIPAWGKTTGDHVNFGGLLGSAPVMKLNQYGSTAFVKRGGRIPAPIQALTN